One Nocardiopsis gilva YIM 90087 genomic window, AGAGACCGTCAAGATGGAAAAGGTGTCCATAGGAGTCATCGCGACTCCGGCGGCGGCCGCACAGGGCGTGTGCGACCGTTTCGTCGAGGCCGGTGTCACCAGTGTGCTCAATTTCGCACCGGTGGTGCTCAATGTGCCTCCCGGCGTCGATGTGCGTAAGGTCGATATGTCCATCGAACTGCAGATCCTCGCCTTCCACGAGCAGCGGAAGAACGGCGGCCACGGGCGACCGGAGTGGATCGAAGCCGCGGAAAGCCTGTGACGACGGGCGCGGCAGCGGCAGCGGAATGGACCGAGGTACGGAGCGTGGCGGTAATCCCCGCATTGGAGTGCAGATGAGTGTCCTCGCCGTTGGGCTGAGTCACCGGGGCTCACCGGTGGCGCTGCTGGAGCGCGCCGCTCTGGACGGCCAGACCCGGCTCAAGGTCATGGCGGAGATGGCCAATGCCGCGGCCGTCAACGAGGTGATGATGGTCTCCACGTGCAACCGCACGGAGATCTACGCCGATGTCGAGAAGTTCCACCCCGGCGTCGCCGCCATCACCGAGTTCCTCTCCTGGCACACCGGTATCTCGCTGGCCGAACTCACCCAGCACTGCTACGTGCACTACGAGGAACGCGCCGTCCAGCACCTGTTCTCCGTGACCTGCGGGCTCGACTCCATGGTCGTCGGCGAGGGACAGATCCTCGGCCAGGTCCGCAACGCCATCAAGGACGCCCAGCACACCGGCACCATCGGCCGCGTGCTCAACGACCTCGGCCAGCGGGCGCTGCGCGTGGGCAAGCGCGCCCACACCGAGACCCACCTCGACCACGCCGGTGCCGACATGGTCGGCCTCGGCCTCATGGTCGCCGGACGCCACTTCGGCCCCTTCGGCTCCGCCCGGATCGACACGATCGCCTCCTGCGGCGCCGACGCCCCCGCCCGCTGCCCCATGGGCGGCGACGAGGCGCTGGCCGAGCCGACCGCCGACGTCGCTGCCGCCGTCCCGCAGCCGCAGGTCCTCACCGGGGCGCGAGTCCTGGTGCTGGGCGCCGGGTCGATGAGCGCGCTGTCCGCCAACACCGTCGCCCGCCAGGGTGCGAGCACGGTCATCGTCGCCAACCGCACCCACGAGCGTGCCGCCCGGCTGGCCGAGTGCCTCACCGAGGCCTACGAGCCCATCCAGAGCCGCGCCGTCCCGTTCGAGGACGCCGCCGACATCCTTCCCGAGGTCGACCTGGTGATCTCCTGTACCGGCGCCCAGGGCCTGGTGCTGACGCGCGCGGACGTCGCGTCGGCCATGGAGAAGAAGTCCTGCAGACGGCCGCTGGTCTTCCTGGACCTCGCCCTTCCCCGTGACATCGACGACTCGGTGCGCG contains:
- a CDS encoding glutamyl-tRNA reductase, which produces MSVLAVGLSHRGSPVALLERAALDGQTRLKVMAEMANAAAVNEVMMVSTCNRTEIYADVEKFHPGVAAITEFLSWHTGISLAELTQHCYVHYEERAVQHLFSVTCGLDSMVVGEGQILGQVRNAIKDAQHTGTIGRVLNDLGQRALRVGKRAHTETHLDHAGADMVGLGLMVAGRHFGPFGSARIDTIASCGADAPARCPMGGDEALAEPTADVAAAVPQPQVLTGARVLVLGAGSMSALSANTVARQGASTVIVANRTHERAARLAECLTEAYEPIQSRAVPFEDAADILPEVDLVISCTGAQGLVLTRADVASAMEKKSCRRPLVFLDLALPRDIDDSVREIPGVHLVDIEDLRRAAAEGADDVSGRSGAISVVRDIVEEEVAEYQAVRRAEQVAPTVVALRSKARQVVDTELSRLEGRLPDLDDKTRGEVGHALRRVVDKLLHQPTVRVKELAAGPDGDSYEAALRELFDLDPTAPDAVSADRGSAQSTAGETK